Proteins encoded in a region of the Anopheles aquasalis chromosome 2, idAnoAquaMG_Q_19, whole genome shotgun sequence genome:
- the LOC126569193 gene encoding uncharacterized protein LOC126569193 encodes MILEDTIMFRKSAKTPEDVAKWRLTYNFIIETKFFLERYDSIVETWDLCDKQFLMLMWDVEDLLTQLLYKYTTVSTEFIRHSALPKVEIKCCDHVFECYKDLNKHYYTVHHTPGRVNDVRFCEMKAGLLKLEFYKKSLKYYLEFGSWCDHVLCLYLKKIYRKVNFTLDPFREEPVAVPPGGKN; translated from the exons ATGATTCTCGAGGATACGATCATGTTCCGCAAGAGTGCAAAAACGCCAGAAGACGTCGCTAAATGGCGATTG ACGTACAACTTTATAATAGAAACCAAGTTCTTTCTGGAACGCTATGATAGCATAGTGGAAACGTGGGATCTCTGCGACAAGCAGTTCCTGATGCTCATGTGGGACGTCGAAGATTTGCTAACGCAACTGCTCTACAAATATACCACGGTTTCGACGGAGTTCATACGACATTCGGCCCTCCCAAAGGTAGAAATTAAATGCTGTGAT CACGTGTTCGAGTGCTACAAAGATCTGAACAAACATTACTACACCGTGCACCACACACCTGGTCGAGTGAATGATGTGCGATTTTGTGAA ATGAAGGCGGGTCTGTTGAAGTTGGAGTTTTACAAGAAAAGTTTAAAGTATTACCTTGAGTTCGGTTCGTGGTGCGATCACGTGTTGTGCCTGTACTTGAAGAAAATCTACCGCAAAGTGAACTTTACGCTAGATCCATTCCGAGAGGAACCTGTCGCAGTGCCTCCTGGTGgtaaaaattaa
- the LOC126571266 gene encoding NAD-dependent protein deacylase Sirt4 yields the protein MRIVGLRIGNLQRKSFSSSSRFVPAHEPAQDADCRRLEQFLEDKPHILVLTGAGISTESGIPDYRSEGVGLYARTNHKPIQHGDFVKSEATRKRYWARNYVGWPRFSSIPPNVTHHTLARLEREGRISGIVTQNVDRLHGKAGSKEVVELHGSGFDVICVGRDNERGKGCNYRIDRHEFQRILDQLNPAMEDGSTMMRPDGDVELPQEYVEGFVIPACPQCGGNLKPEIVFFGDNVPMPRIEKVVRMIIQSDGVLVLGSSLTVFSGYRIVLQAKELGLPVAIVNIGATRGDPKADLKISARCGEIMSNLFRRS from the coding sequence ATGCGTATTGTGGGTCTGCGGATCGGAAATTTGCAAAGAAAAagcttcagctccagctcccgTTTTGTGCCGGCCCACGAACCTGCCCAGGATGCCGATTGCCGTAGGTTGGAACAGTTCCTGGAGGATAAGCCCCACATCCTCGTACTGACCGGTGCCGGCATTTCGACGGAGTCGGGCATCCCGGATTACCGCTCCGAGGGCGTCGGGTTGTACGCTCGGACGAACCACAAACCGATACAGCATGGAGACTTTGTTAAATCGGAAGCAACCCGTAAGCGGTACTGGGCACGTAACTATGTCGGTTGGCCCCGGTTCTCGTCGATACCGCCCAACGTGACCCATCACACACTGGCGCGCTTAGAACGGGAGGGGCGCATAAGTGGAATCGTTACGCAGAACGTCGATCGGCTACACGGTAAGGCCGGTTCGAAGGAGGTGGTCGAGCTGCACGGAAGCGGATTCGATGTGATCTGCGTCGGTCGGGATAACGAGCGTGGTAAAGGATGTAACTACCGCATCGACCGGCACGAGTTCCAGCGGATACTCGATCAGCTAAATCCGGCCATGGAGGACGGTTCAACAATGATGCGGCCGGACGGAGATGTAGAGTTGCCCCAGGAGTATGTGGAAGGGTTCGTGATTCCGGCGTGTCCACAGTGTGGCGGCAACCTGAAGCCCGAGATCGTGTTCTTCGGTGACAACGTACCGATGCCCCGAATCGAGAAAGTCGTACGGATGATCATTCAGTCGGACGGTGTTCTGGTGCTCGGTTCTAGCCTTACCGTCTTTTCCGGCTACCGGATTGTGCTGCAGGCGAAAGAGCTGGGTttgccggtggccatcgttaaCATCGGAGCGACACGCGGCGATCCGAAAGCGGATCTGAAAATATCGGCCCGATGCGGTGAAATCATGTCGAATCTGTTCCGACGAAGCTAA
- the LOC126571269 gene encoding serine/threonine-protein phosphatase 4 catalytic subunit: protein MPDFSDLDRQIEQLKRCEIIKEHEVKALCAKAREILVEEGNVQRVDSPVTVCGDIHGQFYDLKELFKVGGDVPETNYLFMGDFVDRGYYSVETFLLLLALKVRYPDRITLIRGNHESRQITQVYGFYDECIRKYGSVTVWRYCTEIFDYLSLSAIIDGKIFCVHGGLSPSIQYLDQIRSIDRKQEVPHDGPMCDLLWSDPEDTHGWGVSPRGAGYLFGSDVVSQFNAANDIDMICRAHQLVMEGYKWHFNETVLTVWSAPNYCYRCGNVAAILELNENLQRDFTIFEAAPQESRIIPSKKPSADYFL, encoded by the exons ATGCCCGACTTTAGTGACCTCGACCGGCAGATCGAGCAGCTGAAGCGATGCGAAATCATCAAGGAGCATGAGGTGAAGGCACTATGTGCGAAGGCGCGGGAGATCCTGGTGGAGGAGGGCAACGTACAGCGCGTCGATTCGCCAGTGACGGTCTGCGGCGACATACACGGTCAGTTCTACGATCTCAAGGAGCTGTTCAAGGTCGGTGGCGATGTGCCGGAGACGAACTACCTCTTCATGGGTGACTTTGTCGACCGGGGCTACTACAGTGTGGAaacgttcctgctgctgcttgccctCAAGGTGCGCTACCCGGACCGCATTACGCTGATCCGCGGTAACCATGAATCCAGACAGATTACGCAGGTGTACGGCTTTTACGACGAGTGCATACGCAAGTACGGCTCGGTCACGGTGTGGCGCTACTGCACCGAAATCTTCGActacctctccctctccgccATCATCGATGGCAAGATATTCTGCGTGCATGGCGGTCTCTCGCCTTCGATACAGTATTTAGATCAGATTCGGTCGATCGACCGGAAGCAGGAAGTGCCACACGACGGACCGATGTGCGATCTGCTGTGGAGCGATCCGGAAGATACGCACGGCTGGGGTGTGTCGCCGAGGGGTGCTGGCTATCTGTTCGGTTCGGATGTCGTCTCACAGTTTAACGCAGCCAACGATATCGATATGATCTGCCGGGCACATCAGCTGGTGATGGAAGGGTACAAATGGCATTTTAACGAAACCGTACTCACCGTGTGGTCCGCTCCCAACTACTGCTACCG GTGCGGCAATGTAGCGGCTATTTTAGAACTGAACGAAAACCTGCAACGTGACTTTACGATCTTTGAAGCCGCTCCCCAGGAAAGCCGCATCATACCATCGAAAAAACCTTCCGCAGATTATTTTCTATAG